Proteins encoded within one genomic window of Methanosarcina barkeri str. Wiesmoor:
- a CDS encoding glycosyltransferase, with translation MDNKKNRSSEFAYLWMIKNKIKETYISFLLQALTKFQGLISKQLPLNTKRREIYDFAILNLQILKRRGFELFIHQVKNQNFKNYIKSSEIPIFESKISKSDGGISLVKTLQGKFNFPANNLNKINIFTINSQKENFKLKLQIINEQKMVIRESIVKSVEIKNNEYTSFKFKPIKESKDRIFNFRLQSIGESSASVSYEKTDETKELTLFYDGNNFNDKIGFQAFSDLGVQYEYDVWMLRNTLTATKKERCRKEAQNFAYKPKISIIMPVYNVDEIWLEKAIDSVINQIYTNWELCIADDASTKPHIKSTLSKYSELDSRIKVKYLSNNRGISGASNEALLLATGEFIGLLDNDDELSVDALYEVVKVLNKKSDIDLIYSDEDKIDMKGNRCNPFFKPGWSPDVLFSVNYVCHFAVIRKTIVDEVGRFRIGFEGSQDYDLFLRVAEKTNQVEHIPKILYHWRMIPGSTALNIFSKDKAQINGIRSLQDYLYRKKIDGKAAATINRTNYQVDYEIKGSPLVSIIIHFDDNVHVKKCINSIIKNTEETRYEILLMVSKKNEKQLSINFDPSNKQPAIKVLTYDESWNVSAINNFAAEKSSGDYLLFMNSRIETTNRNWLISLLKNAGREGIGCVCPKILNVDGTIKQAGIILGLNGEKYDVFSGNPENNWTNFGLDTWSRDYLAVSGECLMINKKTFFQAGGFDENKYYGNDIDLCLRVHKKGFRNLCIGTVSVYQLGIGLRKDEISPTDVQRILEPYRIFLETGDPYYNPNLSLKEKLCKLELMQ, from the coding sequence ATGGACAATAAAAAAAATAGAAGTTCAGAGTTTGCTTACCTCTGGATGATAAAAAATAAAATTAAAGAAACTTACATATCTTTTTTACTGCAAGCTTTAACTAAATTTCAAGGGTTGATAAGTAAACAACTACCTCTAAATACGAAAAGAAGAGAAATATATGATTTTGCTATTTTAAATCTCCAGATACTCAAACGCAGAGGGTTTGAATTATTTATTCACCAAGTTAAAAATCAAAATTTTAAGAATTATATCAAATCTTCAGAAATCCCAATTTTTGAATCAAAAATCAGTAAATCTGATGGCGGTATCTCTCTTGTTAAAACTTTGCAGGGAAAGTTCAATTTTCCAGCAAACAACCTGAATAAAATAAATATATTTACAATTAATTCTCAAAAAGAAAATTTTAAGCTTAAACTGCAAATAATTAATGAACAAAAAATGGTAATAAGAGAATCTATAGTAAAAAGTGTTGAAATTAAAAATAATGAGTATACTTCATTCAAATTTAAACCAATAAAAGAAAGCAAAGATAGAATATTTAATTTTAGATTGCAATCCATAGGTGAATCTTCGGCCTCAGTCTCATACGAAAAAACAGATGAAACAAAGGAGTTAACGTTATTTTATGACGGTAACAACTTTAATGACAAAATTGGTTTTCAGGCGTTTTCAGACCTTGGAGTACAATATGAATATGACGTATGGATGTTAAGAAATACTCTAACCGCCACAAAAAAAGAAAGATGTAGAAAAGAAGCACAAAACTTTGCTTATAAACCCAAAATAAGCATAATAATGCCGGTTTATAATGTGGACGAAATCTGGCTTGAGAAAGCTATTGATTCTGTTATAAATCAAATATATACCAACTGGGAACTATGTATCGCCGACGATGCCTCTACAAAACCTCATATAAAATCCACTTTATCTAAATATTCAGAATTAGATTCCCGCATTAAAGTAAAGTACCTGAGTAACAATCGTGGTATTTCGGGAGCTTCAAACGAAGCCCTACTTTTAGCTACTGGTGAATTTATAGGATTACTTGATAACGATGATGAATTAAGTGTCGATGCTCTTTATGAAGTTGTAAAAGTACTAAACAAAAAATCTGATATTGATCTTATATACAGTGATGAAGACAAAATTGATATGAAAGGAAATAGATGCAACCCTTTTTTCAAACCTGGTTGGTCCCCTGATGTATTATTCTCAGTAAATTATGTTTGTCATTTTGCCGTAATAAGGAAAACAATTGTAGACGAAGTAGGACGATTCAGAATAGGTTTTGAAGGAAGCCAGGATTACGATCTATTTTTAAGAGTTGCAGAAAAAACAAATCAAGTTGAACATATCCCAAAAATACTATATCATTGGCGAATGATTCCGGGCTCAACTGCATTAAATATTTTCTCTAAAGATAAAGCACAGATTAACGGTATCAGGTCATTACAGGATTACTTATATAGGAAAAAAATAGATGGAAAAGCAGCTGCCACTATAAATAGAACAAATTACCAGGTAGATTACGAGATAAAAGGGTCTCCACTGGTTTCAATTATTATCCATTTTGATGATAATGTGCATGTTAAAAAGTGTATTAACAGCATTATCAAAAACACAGAAGAGACTAGATACGAAATATTACTCATGGTGTCTAAAAAGAATGAAAAACAATTGTCAATTAATTTTGATCCTTCAAACAAACAACCTGCCATAAAAGTCTTAACATATGATGAATCCTGGAATGTGTCTGCTATTAATAATTTTGCTGCAGAGAAGTCCAGTGGAGATTATTTATTATTTATGAATAGTAGAATAGAAACCACTAATAGAAACTGGCTAATTTCTCTATTGAAAAACGCAGGAAGAGAAGGTATTGGTTGTGTTTGCCCGAAAATTCTCAATGTTGATGGTACAATTAAACAGGCAGGAATCATATTAGGTCTGAACGGTGAAAAATACGATGTTTTTTCAGGTAATCCTGAAAACAACTGGACTAACTTTGGTTTGGATACATGGTCCAGGGATTACCTTGCAGTCAGCGGAGAATGCTTGATGATAAACAAAAAAACGTTTTTCCAAGCAGGCGGCTTTGATGAAAACAAATACTATGGAAATGATATTGATTTATGCTTGAGGGTACATAAAAAAGGCTTTCGGAATCTTTGCATAGGAACAGTATCTGTATACCAGCTTGGAATAGGTCTAAGAAAGGATGAGATTTCACCCACTGATGTACAGAGAATTTTAGAACCTTATAGGATTTTTCTAGAAACAGGAGACCCTTACTATAATCCAAATTTGAGCTTGAAAGAAAAACTATGCAAGTTAGAACTCATGCAGTAG
- a CDS encoding glycosyltransferase family 2 protein has protein sequence MDCPKIIIIILNWNGKENTINCLEALKLTTYPNYKIIVVDNGSTDGSVKHFKDHYPEVKLIENKKNLGFAEGNNVAIREVLARPEIKYIALLNNDTIVKPDWLEKLVNALEYDENIGSCQPKILSLSNPDTIDAVGIYISKNGGAYQKGHNEKDLGQYDKTTEVFGVCAGAALYRVKMLNQIGIFDKDFFAYYEDVDLAIRARLFGWKSVCVPQAVIYHIHSATLGDDSPFKTYLLERNSYYYVFKSLPRKVILSFLIWKARFIFFTLYDLTRNKKFNIIKSMIKGDLAALGNLPVIISKRSELQNKKIVSEEDFMMLLR, from the coding sequence ATGGACTGCCCTAAAATTATTATTATCATTCTCAACTGGAATGGTAAGGAAAATACGATAAATTGCCTTGAAGCTCTCAAGCTAACAACATATCCTAATTATAAGATCATAGTAGTCGATAATGGATCTACAGATGGATCTGTAAAACATTTCAAAGATCATTATCCTGAAGTTAAACTCATTGAAAACAAGAAAAATCTCGGATTTGCTGAAGGGAATAATGTAGCTATAAGAGAAGTCTTGGCAAGACCAGAAATTAAGTACATTGCTTTGCTGAATAATGATACAATAGTAAAACCTGATTGGCTGGAAAAACTCGTAAATGCTCTGGAGTACGATGAAAACATAGGCTCCTGCCAGCCAAAGATATTGTCATTAAGTAATCCGGATACAATCGACGCAGTTGGGATTTATATTAGCAAGAATGGAGGAGCGTATCAGAAAGGTCACAACGAAAAAGACCTCGGCCAATATGACAAGACTACAGAAGTATTCGGAGTATGTGCGGGTGCTGCTCTATATAGAGTAAAAATGTTAAATCAGATAGGTATCTTTGATAAAGATTTTTTTGCTTATTATGAAGATGTTGACCTTGCTATCCGCGCAAGGCTATTTGGATGGAAAAGCGTTTGTGTTCCTCAAGCTGTGATTTATCACATACATTCTGCTACCCTTGGTGACGATTCCCCCTTTAAGACGTATCTTCTTGAAAGAAATTCATACTATTATGTTTTTAAGAGTTTGCCTCGAAAAGTTATTCTATCATTTTTGATCTGGAAAGCTCGTTTCATTTTTTTCACATTATATGATTTAACTAGAAACAAAAAATTCAATATAATAAAATCTATGATTAAAGGAGATCTAGCTGCTCTTGGAAATCTTCCTGTTATTATCTCTAAAAGATCCGAACTTCAAAATAAAAAAATAGTTTCTGAAGAAGATTTTATGATGTTGTTGAGGTAA
- a CDS encoding flippase, producing MTTVKKIARNNLFLFSGQVISLALGLFYFAYMAGYLGAKNFGILNTAISLTLIIGLLGDLGLSSLMTREVSRNQSLAPKYLGNILLVKVLLAVVTFAVVVVVANTLGYSEQSIKVIYIIMLSTIATNFTQVFTSIFQAFERFEFQSFGVILNSILMTVGIIFSVYQKLDLIYFALVYFIVNSIILLYSFFICLRKLTFLDFNIDWAFLKQIISESLPFWLNSVFVLIYFKIDMVMLSIINGDIAVGLYSAPYRLIDALSFIPVVLMSTMYPVFSKFYVSSKESLEFAFKKSFKFLTIIAIPIGIGTTILAERIILLIYRDVQYSPSAVALQILIWASVLSFINYAPSTYFSSTNRQRALMIFTFIGAVLNICLNFILIPRFSYNGAAIATVCSELAVGILMISNIHEVQNLSALLTGVILKSLVAGAFMGLFLLIFHNFTLILLILFAAIIYFVVLYIVNGFEKEEINLFNQVFGR from the coding sequence TTGACTACAGTTAAAAAAATAGCCAGGAACAATTTATTCTTATTTTCTGGTCAAGTAATAAGTCTAGCTCTTGGCTTATTTTATTTTGCTTATATGGCCGGATATTTAGGGGCTAAAAATTTTGGAATACTGAATACAGCAATCTCTCTTACTTTAATTATCGGACTTTTAGGAGATCTTGGATTAAGCTCGTTAATGACAAGAGAAGTTTCACGTAATCAGTCTCTGGCCCCCAAGTATCTTGGAAATATTCTCTTAGTTAAAGTTTTATTAGCAGTAGTTACTTTTGCAGTTGTTGTAGTTGTAGCAAATACTCTTGGTTATTCTGAGCAGTCAATAAAGGTAATTTATATAATTATGTTATCTACTATTGCAACAAACTTCACTCAGGTTTTTACTTCAATTTTTCAAGCATTTGAAAGATTTGAGTTCCAATCTTTTGGTGTAATTCTAAATAGTATACTGATGACAGTAGGTATTATATTTTCAGTATACCAGAAACTTGATTTAATTTACTTTGCCCTTGTTTACTTTATTGTAAACTCAATTATTTTATTGTATAGTTTTTTTATTTGTCTGAGAAAATTAACATTTCTTGATTTTAACATTGATTGGGCTTTCTTGAAACAAATAATATCAGAATCATTGCCATTCTGGTTAAATAGTGTTTTTGTTCTGATATATTTTAAAATAGACATGGTAATGCTTTCGATAATAAATGGGGACATCGCAGTTGGATTGTACTCAGCCCCTTATAGGTTAATAGATGCACTTAGCTTCATACCTGTAGTTCTTATGAGTACTATGTACCCGGTATTTTCAAAATTCTATGTTAGTTCAAAAGAATCTCTGGAATTTGCTTTTAAAAAATCATTTAAGTTTTTAACAATTATTGCAATTCCAATTGGTATTGGAACTACGATTTTAGCAGAAAGAATTATTTTGTTAATATATCGTGATGTACAATATTCTCCTTCAGCTGTTGCTTTACAAATTTTAATATGGGCAAGTGTTCTGAGTTTTATCAACTATGCCCCTTCAACTTATTTTTCGTCTACAAATAGACAGCGAGCTCTCATGATATTCACCTTCATAGGAGCGGTTCTTAACATATGTTTAAACTTCATATTAATTCCTCGATTCAGTTATAACGGAGCAGCTATTGCAACTGTCTGTTCCGAATTAGCTGTGGGAATACTGATGATTTCTAATATACACGAAGTACAAAACTTATCTGCTTTATTAACTGGTGTTATACTTAAATCGTTAGTAGCAGGAGCTTTTATGGGATTATTTCTGTTAATTTTCCATAATTTCACATTGATATTGCTAATATTATTTGCAGCAATTATATACTTTGTTGTCCTGTATATTGTAAATGGTTTCGAAAAGGAAGAGATCAATTTATTTAATCAGGTGTTTGGAAGATAA
- a CDS encoding sugar phosphate nucleotidyltransferase: MKGIILAGGTGSRLYPLTKVTNKHLLPVYDKPMIFYPIQTLVNAGIKEIMIVSGRGHAGHFLELLGSGADIGVKFTYEIQEEAGGIAQALGLAERFADEEDVAVILGDNIFQDNIKDDVSNFTDGAKIFLKEVQDAHRFGVAELKGDRVIGIQEKPREPKSNFAVTGLYIYSNSVFEVVKTLKPSARGELEITDVNNYFVNNGTMEYRILDGFWSDAGTFESLLRAGVLIQNHCKNKNAE, from the coding sequence ATGAAAGGCATAATACTCGCAGGCGGTACTGGCAGCAGGCTTTATCCCCTGACTAAAGTTACAAATAAGCACCTGTTGCCTGTCTATGATAAACCAATGATATTTTATCCCATCCAGACTCTCGTTAACGCAGGCATCAAAGAAATAATGATCGTATCCGGTCGAGGTCATGCCGGACATTTTCTTGAGCTTCTGGGTTCAGGTGCAGATATAGGGGTTAAGTTTACTTATGAAATTCAGGAAGAAGCTGGAGGGATCGCACAGGCTTTAGGTCTCGCAGAGCGTTTTGCTGATGAAGAAGATGTGGCAGTAATCCTTGGGGACAATATTTTTCAGGATAACATTAAAGATGACGTCTCAAACTTTACAGATGGTGCCAAGATATTCTTAAAAGAAGTCCAGGATGCCCACAGGTTTGGAGTAGCTGAGCTTAAAGGTGACAGGGTAATAGGAATACAGGAGAAACCTCGTGAACCCAAAAGCAATTTTGCAGTTACCGGTCTTTATATATACAGTAATAGTGTATTCGAAGTAGTCAAAACCCTTAAGCCTTCTGCGCGAGGAGAACTTGAGATAACTGATGTCAATAATTATTTTGTAAATAATGGGACTATGGAATATCGAATTCTGGACGGTTTCTGGAGTGATGCAGGTACTTTTGAGAGTTTATTGAGAGCAGGGGTACTGATCCAGAACCATTGTAAAAACAAAAACGCGGAGTAA
- the rfbD gene encoding dTDP-4-dehydrorhamnose reductase encodes MVVGTIKTLIIGADGMLGYDICKVYPNAVKLTHKDVDITDREQVLESIRKINPNLVINAAAYTDVEGCEDHQELALKVNGYGPGYIAEACSEVGAALIHFSTDYVFDGSKKEYIESDTPVDPINVYGRSKLLGEQKITENLNDYRIIRISWLFGTHGKNFVETMLRLSGEMDQVKVVNDQFGKPTYTVDLANKIMEIAELGAGIYHVTNEGICSWYEFASAVISNTIPCTSEEFPMKARRPKYSVLVNTKTKPMRHWKEALKDYLKERNK; translated from the coding sequence ATGGTGGTGGGAACCATTAAAACGCTGATCATTGGTGCCGACGGGATGCTCGGATACGATATTTGCAAAGTGTATCCGAATGCTGTGAAACTGACACATAAAGACGTTGACATCACAGACAGAGAGCAAGTACTCGAATCCATAAGAAAAATAAACCCGAATCTGGTGATAAATGCAGCAGCCTATACGGATGTTGAAGGCTGTGAAGATCATCAAGAACTGGCACTTAAAGTTAATGGGTATGGACCTGGATATATCGCTGAAGCCTGCAGTGAAGTAGGTGCAGCACTTATACACTTCAGTACAGACTACGTATTTGACGGATCAAAAAAAGAATATATAGAATCCGATACCCCTGTTGACCCTATTAACGTATACGGTCGTTCAAAACTTCTTGGTGAACAAAAAATTACAGAAAACCTGAATGATTATAGAATTATCCGGATTTCCTGGCTTTTTGGTACGCATGGAAAAAACTTTGTAGAAACAATGCTGAGACTATCCGGTGAGATGGATCAGGTCAAAGTTGTTAATGATCAGTTTGGAAAACCCACTTATACAGTAGATCTCGCAAATAAAATTATGGAAATCGCTGAACTTGGAGCCGGGATATACCATGTGACAAACGAGGGTATATGTTCCTGGTACGAATTTGCATCGGCGGTCATAAGTAATACTATTCCCTGTACAAGTGAGGAATTTCCAATGAAAGCCAGGCGCCCAAAGTATTCGGTTCTTGTAAACACTAAAACCAAACCTATGAGGCATTGGAAAGAAGCACTCAAAGATTATCTAAAGGAGAGGAATAAATGA
- the rfbB gene encoding dTDP-glucose 4,6-dehydratase gives MRLLVTGGCGFIGSNFIHYMLKKYPNYQIVNLDKLTYAGNPANLKEIESNPNYSFVQGDICDSQVVNEVMKKVDCVVHFAAESHVDRSIEDGSVFVRTNVLGTNTLLQSALAHNIKKFIHVSTDEVYGSTMEGSFTEKDNLNPSSPYSSSKAGSDLLAKSYYTTYGLPVCITRCTNNFGPYQYPEKLIPFFISRLMEGKKVPVYGTGLNIRDWIYVEDHCSAVDFVLHNGSNGEIYNIDGGNELTNLEITHRLLKMIGKDESSIEYVEDRKGHDFRYSLDGSKLEKMGWKPKYDFDSALEQTVKWYVENRWWWEPLKR, from the coding sequence ATGAGACTTCTGGTTACAGGGGGCTGCGGATTCATAGGCAGCAACTTCATTCATTACATGCTCAAAAAGTATCCCAACTACCAAATTGTAAACCTTGACAAACTAACCTATGCTGGAAATCCAGCCAATCTCAAAGAGATTGAAAGTAACCCCAATTACTCTTTTGTGCAAGGGGATATCTGTGATTCTCAAGTTGTCAATGAAGTAATGAAAAAAGTCGATTGTGTTGTACATTTTGCAGCTGAAAGCCATGTCGACCGCTCAATTGAGGACGGTTCGGTTTTTGTCAGAACAAATGTGCTCGGAACAAATACTCTTTTGCAAAGCGCACTTGCACATAATATTAAGAAATTTATTCATGTGTCGACTGACGAAGTATACGGAAGTACCATGGAAGGTTCTTTTACTGAAAAAGACAACCTGAACCCTTCAAGCCCTTATTCTTCAAGCAAAGCAGGTTCCGATCTTCTTGCAAAGTCCTATTACACAACCTACGGCCTGCCCGTTTGCATAACTCGATGCACAAATAACTTCGGACCTTATCAATACCCTGAAAAACTAATTCCATTCTTCATCAGCCGATTGATGGAAGGGAAAAAGGTTCCTGTTTATGGCACCGGCCTGAATATCCGGGACTGGATTTATGTTGAAGACCATTGTTCTGCAGTCGATTTTGTCCTTCACAATGGAAGCAATGGAGAAATCTACAATATAGATGGTGGAAACGAGCTTACAAACCTTGAAATCACTCATCGTCTTCTTAAAATGATTGGCAAAGATGAATCTTCAATCGAATACGTTGAAGACCGAAAAGGACACGATTTTCGTTACTCTCTTGACGGCAGTAAACTGGAGAAAATGGGCTGGAAACCAAAATATGATTTTGATAGTGCCCTTGAGCAAACGGTCAAGTGGTATGTTGAAAATCGATGGTGGTGGGAACCATTAAAACGCTGA
- the rfbC gene encoding dTDP-4-dehydrorhamnose 3,5-epimerase, with amino-acid sequence MKIIETKIKDLYMLEPKVFEDDRGYFLESYNKKTLDSLLEKEYTFVQDNESKSSYGVIRGLHYQLGPFSQAKLIRVVQGKVYDVAVDLRKNSPTFLDWVGVELSAENKRQFLIPKGFAHGFSVLSETAIFQYKCDEYYHPEAEAGIIYNDSSLNIDWKIKAEDIKTSPKDLLLQKLEEAKMNF; translated from the coding sequence GTGAAGATAATAGAAACAAAAATAAAAGATCTCTATATGCTTGAGCCAAAAGTATTTGAAGATGACCGGGGCTATTTTCTTGAAAGTTATAATAAGAAAACACTGGACAGCCTTTTAGAAAAAGAATACACTTTTGTCCAGGATAATGAGTCAAAATCATCTTATGGAGTAATTCGTGGCCTACACTACCAGCTGGGTCCCTTTAGTCAAGCGAAACTTATACGAGTTGTACAAGGTAAAGTCTACGATGTTGCAGTAGATCTAAGGAAAAATTCCCCTACTTTTCTGGATTGGGTTGGGGTTGAACTCTCCGCTGAAAACAAAAGGCAGTTTTTAATTCCTAAAGGCTTTGCTCATGGATTTTCCGTACTGAGCGAAACTGCCATCTTTCAATATAAATGTGATGAATACTACCATCCTGAAGCTGAAGCAGGGATTATCTATAATGACTCATCATTGAATATTGACTGGAAGATAAAAGCTGAGGATATAAAGACCTCTCCGAAGGATCTGTTACTCCAAAAATTAGAAGAAGCTAAAATGAATTTTTAA
- a CDS encoding mannose-1-phosphate guanylyltransferase/mannose-6-phosphate isomerase has product MTGIKSIILAGGSGTRLWPLSREMYPKQFLKFGNTSLFQETVLRCLEISDISEIFVVTNEAQKFFVIGQIEEIGYSLPTENVLIEPEGKNTLPAIFFGMKEIEKKYGRSVVGIFSSDHVLDRVAMQTIASAEDLASDYLVTFGVVPVFPHTGYGYIKPSEACVPGYRVSEFREKPDRETAEKYIKEGCLWNSGMFLFDTELFFDEVKKYAPSVFTCFENGKDINEIYACVDKISIDYGIMEKSERVAVVKLEQKWSDLGNFAAIYDEFEKDPVGNVVHECDPIMLNSDGNLVYSSCGKLVSLIDIKDMVIVDTSDALLVCPKSSSQKVKDIVSALKERNDERAYIGQTVYRPWGSYTLLEASPEHKIKNITVLPDHKLSLQLHYHRSEHWVVVKGMACVEVRGQQFFLRPGESTFISAGEKHRLSNPGKIPLEIIEVQLGELVDEADIVRFDDVYGRS; this is encoded by the coding sequence ATGACAGGTATAAAATCAATAATTCTTGCAGGCGGTTCAGGAACACGACTCTGGCCTCTCAGCCGAGAAATGTATCCCAAGCAGTTTTTGAAGTTTGGAAATACGTCTCTTTTTCAGGAAACCGTCCTCAGATGCCTTGAAATTTCAGATATTTCCGAAATTTTTGTTGTAACGAACGAAGCTCAAAAATTTTTCGTAATCGGCCAGATTGAGGAAATAGGGTATTCACTCCCCACAGAGAATGTCTTAATCGAGCCAGAAGGCAAGAATACTCTCCCTGCGATCTTCTTCGGAATGAAAGAAATTGAAAAAAAATATGGGCGCTCTGTAGTAGGAATATTTTCTTCGGATCATGTCCTTGATAGAGTTGCAATGCAGACAATTGCTTCGGCTGAGGATCTTGCTTCAGATTATCTGGTTACTTTCGGCGTTGTTCCTGTTTTTCCTCACACAGGATATGGTTATATTAAACCCTCAGAAGCCTGTGTGCCAGGTTACAGGGTTTCGGAATTCCGAGAAAAACCGGACCGTGAAACTGCAGAGAAATATATTAAGGAAGGCTGCCTCTGGAACAGTGGGATGTTCCTTTTCGATACAGAGCTTTTCTTTGACGAAGTTAAAAAATATGCACCTTCTGTTTTCACATGTTTTGAAAACGGAAAGGATATTAATGAGATTTATGCATGCGTGGACAAGATTTCCATTGACTATGGAATAATGGAAAAATCCGAGAGGGTCGCAGTTGTAAAACTTGAGCAAAAATGGAGCGATCTGGGAAATTTTGCAGCAATTTATGACGAGTTTGAAAAGGACCCTGTAGGAAATGTAGTCCATGAATGCGATCCTATAATGCTGAACTCCGATGGAAATCTCGTATATTCAAGTTGCGGTAAGCTTGTTTCGCTCATTGATATTAAAGACATGGTTATTGTTGATACCAGTGATGCTCTGTTAGTCTGCCCTAAATCCAGTAGCCAGAAGGTAAAAGATATTGTCTCAGCCCTTAAAGAAAGGAATGATGAAAGGGCATACATAGGGCAAACCGTTTACAGGCCCTGGGGCTCGTATACCTTACTTGAAGCTTCTCCGGAGCATAAGATTAAGAATATCACAGTACTTCCTGACCATAAGTTAAGCCTCCAGCTGCATTACCATCGCAGTGAGCACTGGGTGGTTGTTAAAGGTATGGCCTGTGTGGAAGTGCGCGGACAGCAGTTTTTCCTGAGACCTGGCGAGAGTACTTTTATCAGCGCAGGAGAAAAACACAGATTGTCCAATCCGGGAAAAATTCCGCTTGAGATTATTGAAGTGCAGTTAGGGGAACTTGTAGACGAAGCGGACATTGTCAGGTTTGATGATGTTTATGGGAGGAGCTGA
- a CDS encoding sulfide/dihydroorotate dehydrogenase-like FAD/NAD-binding protein, producing MAYKVLNKEEIAPSVHRMVIDAPDVAKAAKAGQFIILRIDEKGERIPLTIADFDKEKGTVTVIFQEMGKTTKQLAKFSAGEFLEDVVGPLGTPSDVRKLGTVILVGGGVGVAPAYPQAKAYSKAGNKVISIIGARNKDLLILEDEMKDASSELYIATDDGSKGHHGFVTDIMKQILDSGEEVARVVIIGPPIMMKVGAGVAAPYDVEILVSLNSIMVDGTGMCGGCRVTVDGKTRFTCVDGPEFDARKVDFVQLMNRLAMYRGEETKAVEKYDEECRCGLH from the coding sequence ATGGCATATAAAGTATTGAATAAGGAAGAAATCGCTCCGTCGGTGCACAGGATGGTAATAGATGCCCCTGACGTAGCAAAGGCTGCAAAAGCCGGACAGTTCATAATCCTCCGAATTGACGAAAAGGGGGAAAGAATTCCACTTACGATTGCTGATTTTGACAAAGAAAAGGGCACAGTAACCGTAATATTTCAGGAAATGGGCAAGACTACAAAACAGCTTGCAAAGTTTTCTGCAGGCGAGTTTCTCGAAGACGTCGTCGGACCTCTTGGCACTCCTTCCGATGTAAGGAAACTTGGCACTGTTATTCTTGTAGGTGGAGGAGTAGGAGTTGCCCCGGCTTATCCCCAGGCAAAGGCTTATAGCAAAGCGGGCAACAAGGTAATTTCCATTATAGGAGCTCGAAACAAGGACCTTCTTATTCTTGAAGACGAGATGAAAGATGCCAGTTCTGAACTGTATATTGCAACCGATGACGGATCAAAAGGGCACCACGGATTTGTTACCGATATAATGAAACAGATTCTGGATAGCGGGGAAGAGGTTGCAAGAGTTGTAATTATTGGACCCCCTATAATGATGAAAGTAGGGGCAGGAGTAGCTGCTCCCTATGACGTTGAAATTCTGGTCAGCCTTAACTCTATTATGGTAGACGGGACAGGTATGTGCGGCGGTTGCAGGGTTACAGTTGACGGAAAAACCAGATTTACCTGCGTTGACGGGCCTGAATTTGATGCACGGAAAGTTGATTTTGTTCAACTCATGAACAGGCTTGCAATGTACCGCGGCGAAGAAACAAAAGCTGTGGAAAAATACGATGAAGAATGCAGGTGTGGACTGCACTAA